A genomic stretch from Etheostoma cragini isolate CJK2018 chromosome 8, CSU_Ecrag_1.0, whole genome shotgun sequence includes:
- the pgpep1l gene encoding pyroglutamyl-peptidase 1 produces the protein MNRREVVVVTGFGPFRQFLVNPSWKAAQGLKLVGFGELTDIFIREVPVSYVKTQQIIAEIWQTLHPKLVVHLGVARGSSVVFLEQTGKNSGYRDKDVCGFCPESQCCVERGPEKLDSVVNMRAVAKEFKQAGTDVLYSRDAGRYLCDFAYYFSLYHGQRRAALIHVPSSGSLTAADRLVPLLQSLILTMLDQLEDPSETA, from the exons ATGAACAGACGCGAAGTCGTGGTGGTTACAG GCTTTGGACCTTTTCGACAGTTCTTAGTGAACCCCAGCTGGAAAGCAGCCCAG GGCTTGAAGTTGGTCGGATTTGGAGAGCTGACTGATATTTTCATCAGGGAGGTGCCAGTGAGTTATGTTAAAACTCAGCAAATAATTGCTGAGATTTGGCAAACTCTTCACCCAAAG TTGGTTGTACATCTGGGCGTAGCCAGAGGTTCCAGTGTCGTCTTTTTGGAGCAAACGGGAAAGAACAGTGGCTACCGAGACAAAGATGTGTGTGGCTTCTGTCCTGAAAGTCAGTGCTGTGTGGAGAGAGGACCAGAGAAACTGGACTCAGTCGTTAACATGAGGGCTGTCGCGAAAGAGTTCAAACAAGCAGGGACGGATGTCCTTTATTCAAGAGATGCTGGCAG GTACCTGTGTGATTTTGCGTATTATTTCTCATTGTATCACGGTCAGAGGAGAGCAGCCCTCATCCATGTACCGTCATCTGGCAGCTTAACTGCAGCTGACAGACTGGTACCTCTGCTGCAGAGCCTCATTCTCACCATGCTGGACCAGCTTGAGGACCCTTCAGAAACCGCATGA